The Sebastes umbrosus isolate fSebUmb1 chromosome 4, fSebUmb1.pri, whole genome shotgun sequence genome has a window encoding:
- the ankrd27 gene encoding ankyrin repeat domain-containing protein 27 isoform X1: MKLISEQRVEDPDLQLLMAVYDENILKNQFYLALEKQRPDLCSRVAELHGIVLVPCCGSLTVSSFSDSQFDSYVLQPVEDGYKTLDGKEVRIQNRQVLLGSDFPAPSSVPILFEETFYNDQEQSYSILCISRPVEEDPSPAELGPPPPYCLKSLEDVREFLGRHAQKLDKFIHGFCQAFREQERKGLRHHIDSVNGLYTKCLQCLLRDSRLKLLAKQELQMTLLKQAVEMYVHHGIHDLIFNFVGTLEASQDAAFNKTTRSLQELQQKELGVKPEFSINLSRAKRELSQLNQQTSPLLKLLCLRRVVLTATQTPRASVSIEAVCADDLLSVILYLLVKTEIPNWMANLSYIRNFCFSHSSKDELSYCLSTFEAAVEYINLGRLNSGSGELNDKALFKERMRLLSQSAATPIHCLFEHIANGNEAEVQRLLSEGESNEDVRMCHPLCSCDLCDLQLSGEQVLFPEPTDLFLERRLNDPSIVTPFSRDDRGYTPLHVAAICGQSQLIDLLVCKGAPVNATDYHALAPLHLACQRGYQGVTLLLLHYKANTDAQDNNGNAPLHLACMYGHEDCVKALVYYDVQTCRLDLQNDKGDTALHMAARWGYEGIIQVLLENGASTDILNKSKDSPLQCALNSKILVLLQSNQNGRQHSGVDSPSRSPLASDCSSRRSSVSSTSSMGSEAKPEGERVRHREVEKLLRAVADGDVEMVRYLLEWMDEEEEDEGELRSEALLCHPLCQCPNCAPTQKLSVLQAGTLGVNSCNIDGFTPLHVAALHGRSALAALLIRHGANVNARTNQSATPLHLASQSSHVQVMRFLLECNAKLNKKDHYGNTPLIQACLCGNLETATTLLQSDALVNVANLQGNTALHEAVRGGHQALVELLLRGGASPGLRNKRQRTPLDCAYELGGKNTEILRALQTASGLSPDAEPIKLLSVPKGALAHSFVQRLRLQDHANGRRQKLAQSISRIQQMKKGSSGPLSRCSTNLNQGNPDRRRLRRGETVEVSCPSASLDAGPRLRERPLGRCHTLDLGEQTLEPPEPAHTPDMTEYTPQEGDLTDDTHTDDTLSAGVQTSRDDTQPETNETHSADDCSTSSDTSTSSPSNTDNPSEPRPTHTTKSSPSNANNPSEPTHISTSSPSKTDNPSEPQPTHTSTSSPSNADNSSEPQPTHTSTSSPSNADNPSEPQPTHTSTSSPSNTDNPSEPQSTHTSTSSPSNADNPSEPQPTHTSTSSPSNTDNPSEPQPTHTSTSSPSNTDNPSEPQPTHTSTSSPSNTDNPSEPQPTHTSTSSPSNTDNPSEPTHTSASSPSDADNPSERHPTHTSTSSPSNADNPSEPTHTSTSSPSDADNPSEPTHTSASSPSDADNPSEPQPTHTSKSSPSNADNLSERSPKHTSTSSPSNADNPSELTHTSTSSPSNADNPSERHPTHTSTTSSASRNPTEPSDTNSQSLPPLNGQSESPDDQPHTDNEALQSESKDADSSPTCPTIQTDGGDQRDADKTTERSGESSHGGCD, from the exons GTTCTGGTGCCGTGTTGTGGAAGTTTGACCGTCAGCAGCTTCTCAGACTCTCAGTTTGACAGCTATGTCCTGCAGCCGGTGGAGGACGGATACAAGACTCTGGATGGAAAG GAGGTGCGGATCCAGAACAGGCAGGTCCTGCTGGGGTCCGACTTCCCGGCTCCCTCATCGGTCCCCATCCTGTTTGAGGAAACCTTCTACAACGACCAGGAGCAGAGCTACAGCATCCTGTGCATCTCCAGGCCCGTCGAGGAGGACCCGAGCCCGGCCGAGCTGGGCCCGCCGCCCCCTTACTGCCTGAAGAGCCTGGAGGACGTCAGGGAGTTCCTGGGACGCCACGCCCAGAAACTGGACAAATTCATCCACGGCTTCTGTCAGGCCttcagagagcaggagaggaaggGACTCCGACACCACATA GACTCAGTGAACGGTCTTTACACTAAATGTCTTCAGTGTCTGCTGAGAGACTCTCGTCTG AAACTTCTGGCGAAGCAGGAGCTTCAGATGACTCTCCTCAAACAGGCGGTAGAG ATGTATGTTCATCATGGTATCCATGATTTAATTTTTAACTTCGTGGGAACGCTTGAAGCCAGCCAG GATGCTGCCTTCAACAAAACCACCAGGAGTCTGCAGGAGCTGCAGCAAAAAGAGCTGGGAGTGAAACCTGAGTTCAG taTAAACTTGTCTCGGGCAAAGAGAGAGCTGAGTCAGCTCAACCAGCAGACCTCCCCCCTCCTCAAACTGCTCTGCCTGCGCCGAGTCGTCCTGACCGCCACCCAGACACCCAGAGCCAGTG tCAGTATCGAGGCTGTGTGTGCCGACGACCTGCTCTCTGTCATCCTCTATCTGCTGGTGAAGACTGAAATCCCCAACTG GATGGCCAACCTGAGCTACATCAGGAACTTCTGCTTCAGCCACTCCAGTAAAGACGAACTCAGCTACTGTCTGAGCACCTTCGAGGCTGCAGTGGAGTACATCAACCTGGGGAGGCTTAACTCT GGTTCAGGTGAGCTGAATGACAAGGCGTTGTTCAAAGAGAGGATGAGACTGCTGTCTCAGAGCGCCGCCACGCCCATCCACTGTCTGTTTGAG caCATAGCCAATGGAAATGAAGCAGAGGTGCAACGTCtgctgagtgaaggagagagcaACGAGGACGTCAGGATGTGTCATCCTCTCTGCTCCTGTGACCTCTGTGACCTCCAGCTGTCCGG ggagcaggtcctcttcccGGAGCCAACCGACCTGTTTCTAGAGAG GCGGTTGAACGACCCATCCATCGTCACGCCGTTCTCCAGAGATGACCGAGGTTACACTCCGCTGCACGTCGCTGCGATCTGCG GTCAGTCCCAGCTGATCGACCTGCTGGTGTGTAAAGGAGCGCCGGTCAACGCCACAGACTACCACGCCCTCGCACCGCTGCACCTGGCCTGCCAGCGGGGATACCAGGGAGTCACG CTGCTACTGCTGCACTACAAGGCCAACACGGACGCTCAGGACAACAACGGCAACGCGCCGCTGCACCTCGCCTGCATGTACGGACACGAGGAC tgtgtgaagGCGTTGGTGTACTACGACGTCCAAACGTGCCGCCTGGACCTGCAGAACGATAAAGGCGACACGGCGCTGCACATGGCGGCCCGCTGGGGCTACGAGGGAATCATCCAGGTGCTGCTGGAGAACGGAGCGAGCACCGACATCCTCAACAAGAGCAAAGACTCACCGCTGCAGTGTGCACTCAACTCCAAG ATCCTCGTGTTGTTGCAGTCGAATCAGAACGGCCGTCAGCACAGCGGAGTCGAT tctCCCAGTCGCTCCCCTCTGGCCTCAGACTGCAGCAGCCGTCGCTCCTCCGTCTCCAGCACGTCCTCTATGGGCTCCGAGGCCAAACCAGAAGGAGAACGGGTCCGACACAGAGAG gtggagAAGCTGCTGCGGGCAGTGGCCGACGGTGACGTGGAGATG gtgcgTTACCTGTTGGAGTggatggatgaggaagaggaggatgaaggagagCTTCGGTCCGAGGCTCTGCTCTGCCACCCGCTGTGTCAGTGTCCGAACTGCGCTCCCACTCAGAAG CTGTCTGTCCTTCAGGCCGGAACTCTCGGGGTTAACAGCTGTAACATTGACGGTTTCACGCCGCTCCATGTCGCCGCCCTGCACGGCCGCTCTGCGCTGGCCGCCCTGCTGATCCGCCACGGAGCCAACGTCAACGCCCGCACCAACCAGAGCGCCACACCGCTCCACCTGGCCAGCCAGAGCAGCCACGTCCAG gTGATGAGGTTTCTGCTTGAGTGCAACGCTAAACTGAACAAGAAGGATCACTACGGCAACACACCACTAATACAGGCCTGTCTCTGTGGAAACCTGGAGACGGCCACCACCTTGTTACAG AGCGATGCGTTGGTGAACGTGGCGAACCTTCAGGGGAACACGGCGCTACATGAGGCGGTGCGGGGCGGACACCAGGCGctggtggagctgctgctgagggGCGGAGCCTCGCCTGGCCTCAGGAACAAGAGGCAGAGGACGCCGCTGGACTGCGCTTACGAACTGGGCGGCAAG AACACGGAGATCCTGAGAGCTCTGCAGACAGCGTCTGGACTTTCTCCCGATGCTGAACCAATCAAACTCCTCTCTGTGCCCAAAGGAGCTCTGG CTCATTCGTTCGTGCAGCGTCTGCGGTTGCAGGATCACGCCAACGGCAGGAGACAGAAGCTGGCCCAGTCCATCAGCAG GATTCAGCAGATGAAGAAAGGGTCCTCTGGTCCTCTCTCCAGGTGTTCAACTAACCTGAACCAG gggAATCCAGACAGGAGGAGGTTGAGGCGAGGGGAGACGGTGGAGGTCAGCTGCCCCTCTGCGAGCCTCGACGCCGGGCCCCGGCTGAGAGAGCGGCCCCTGGGTCGCTGTCACACCCTGGACTTAGGAGAACAAACACTGGAGCCGCCGGAGCCCGCACACACTCCGGACATGACTGAATACACTCCACAAGAGGGTGATCTGACagacgacacacacactgacgacACGCTGTCAGCAGGTGTTCAGACGTCCAGAGACGATACTCAGCCtgaaacaaatgaaacacacTCCGCTGATGACTGCAGCACCAGTAGTGACACGTCAACTTCATCGCCCTCTAACACTGATAACCCGTCTGAACCCCGACCTACACACACCACAAAATCATCTCCCTCTAACGCTAATAACCCGTCTGAACCTACACACATCTCAACATCATCGCCCTCTAAAACTGATAACCCGTCTGAACCCCAACCTACACACACCTCAACATCTTCACCCTCTAACGCTGATAACTCGTCTGAACCCCAACCTACACACACCTCAACATCTTCACCCTCTAACGCTGATAACCCGTCTGAACCCCAACCTACACACACCTCAACATCTTCACCCTCTAACACTGATAACCCGTCTGAACCCCAATCTACACACACCTCAACATCTTCACCCTCTAACGCTGATAACCCGTCTGAACCCCAACCTACACACACCTCAACATCTTCACCCTCTAACACTGATAACCCGTCTGAACCCCAACCTACACACACCTCAACATCTTCACCCTCTAACACTGATAACCCGTCTGAACCCCAACCTACACACACCTCAACATCTTCACCCTCTAACACTGATAACCCGTCTGAACCCCAACCTACACACACCTCAACATCTTCACCCTCTAACACTGATAACCCGTCTGAACCTACACACACCTCAGCATCATCGCCCTCTGATGCTGATAACCCGTCTGAACGCCATcctacacacacctctacatCTTCACCCTCTAATGCTGATAACCCGTCTGAA cctacacacacctctacatCATCACCCTCTGACGCTGATAACCCGTCTGAACCTACACACACCTCAGCATCATCGCCCTCTGACGCTGATAACCCGTCTGAACCCCAACCTACACACACCTCAAAATCATCGCCCTCTAATGCTGACAACCTGTCTGAACGCTCTCCTAAACACACCTCAACATCATCACCCTCTAATGCTGATAACCCGTCTGAACTTACACACACCTCAACATCCTCGCCCTCTAACGCTGATAACCCATCTGAACGCCATCCTACACACACCTCAACCACTTCCTCTGCTTCACGCAACCCCACCGAGCCGTCCGACACCAACAGCCAGAGTCTCCCCCCTCTAAACGGACAGTCAGAGTCACCTGACGACCAACCTCACACCGACAACGAGGCTTTGCAGTCAGAAAGCAAGGACGCAGACTCCAGTCCCACCTGCCCAACAATCCAGACTGATGGAGGCGATCAGAGAGACGCCgacaaaacaacagaaaggaGCGGAGAGTCGAGTCATGGAGGCTGCGACTGA
- the ankrd27 gene encoding ankyrin repeat domain-containing protein 27 isoform X3 yields the protein MAVYDENILKNQFYLALEKQRPDLCSRVAELHGIVLVPCCGSLTVSSFSDSQFDSYVLQPVEDGYKTLDGKEVRIQNRQVLLGSDFPAPSSVPILFEETFYNDQEQSYSILCISRPVEEDPSPAELGPPPPYCLKSLEDVREFLGRHAQKLDKFIHGFCQAFREQERKGLRHHIDSVNGLYTKCLQCLLRDSRLKLLAKQELQMTLLKQAVEMYVHHGIHDLIFNFVGTLEASQDAAFNKTTRSLQELQQKELGVKPEFSINLSRAKRELSQLNQQTSPLLKLLCLRRVVLTATQTPRASVSIEAVCADDLLSVILYLLVKTEIPNWMANLSYIRNFCFSHSSKDELSYCLSTFEAAVEYINLGRLNSGSGELNDKALFKERMRLLSQSAATPIHCLFEHIANGNEAEVQRLLSEGESNEDVRMCHPLCSCDLCDLQLSGEQVLFPEPTDLFLERRLNDPSIVTPFSRDDRGYTPLHVAAICGQSQLIDLLVCKGAPVNATDYHALAPLHLACQRGYQGVTLLLLHYKANTDAQDNNGNAPLHLACMYGHEDCVKALVYYDVQTCRLDLQNDKGDTALHMAARWGYEGIIQVLLENGASTDILNKSKDSPLQCALNSKILVLLQSNQNGRQHSGVDSPSRSPLASDCSSRRSSVSSTSSMGSEAKPEGERVRHREVEKLLRAVADGDVEMVRYLLEWMDEEEEDEGELRSEALLCHPLCQCPNCAPTQKLSVLQAGTLGVNSCNIDGFTPLHVAALHGRSALAALLIRHGANVNARTNQSATPLHLASQSSHVQVMRFLLECNAKLNKKDHYGNTPLIQACLCGNLETATTLLQSDALVNVANLQGNTALHEAVRGGHQALVELLLRGGASPGLRNKRQRTPLDCAYELGGKNTEILRALQTASGLSPDAEPIKLLSVPKGALAHSFVQRLRLQDHANGRRQKLAQSISRIQQMKKGSSGPLSRCSTNLNQGNPDRRRLRRGETVEVSCPSASLDAGPRLRERPLGRCHTLDLGEQTLEPPEPAHTPDMTEYTPQEGDLTDDTHTDDTLSAGVQTSRDDTQPETNETHSADDCSTSSDTSTSSPSNTDNPSEPRPTHTTKSSPSNANNPSEPTHISTSSPSKTDNPSEPQPTHTSTSSPSNADNSSEPQPTHTSTSSPSNADNPSEPQPTHTSTSSPSNTDNPSEPQSTHTSTSSPSNADNPSEPQPTHTSTSSPSNTDNPSEPQPTHTSTSSPSNTDNPSEPQPTHTSTSSPSNTDNPSEPQPTHTSTSSPSNTDNPSEPTHTSASSPSDADNPSERHPTHTSTSSPSNADNPSEPTHTSTSSPSDADNPSEPTHTSASSPSDADNPSEPQPTHTSKSSPSNADNLSERSPKHTSTSSPSNADNPSELTHTSTSSPSNADNPSERHPTHTSTTSSASRNPTEPSDTNSQSLPPLNGQSESPDDQPHTDNEALQSESKDADSSPTCPTIQTDGGDQRDADKTTERSGESSHGGCD from the exons GTTCTGGTGCCGTGTTGTGGAAGTTTGACCGTCAGCAGCTTCTCAGACTCTCAGTTTGACAGCTATGTCCTGCAGCCGGTGGAGGACGGATACAAGACTCTGGATGGAAAG GAGGTGCGGATCCAGAACAGGCAGGTCCTGCTGGGGTCCGACTTCCCGGCTCCCTCATCGGTCCCCATCCTGTTTGAGGAAACCTTCTACAACGACCAGGAGCAGAGCTACAGCATCCTGTGCATCTCCAGGCCCGTCGAGGAGGACCCGAGCCCGGCCGAGCTGGGCCCGCCGCCCCCTTACTGCCTGAAGAGCCTGGAGGACGTCAGGGAGTTCCTGGGACGCCACGCCCAGAAACTGGACAAATTCATCCACGGCTTCTGTCAGGCCttcagagagcaggagaggaaggGACTCCGACACCACATA GACTCAGTGAACGGTCTTTACACTAAATGTCTTCAGTGTCTGCTGAGAGACTCTCGTCTG AAACTTCTGGCGAAGCAGGAGCTTCAGATGACTCTCCTCAAACAGGCGGTAGAG ATGTATGTTCATCATGGTATCCATGATTTAATTTTTAACTTCGTGGGAACGCTTGAAGCCAGCCAG GATGCTGCCTTCAACAAAACCACCAGGAGTCTGCAGGAGCTGCAGCAAAAAGAGCTGGGAGTGAAACCTGAGTTCAG taTAAACTTGTCTCGGGCAAAGAGAGAGCTGAGTCAGCTCAACCAGCAGACCTCCCCCCTCCTCAAACTGCTCTGCCTGCGCCGAGTCGTCCTGACCGCCACCCAGACACCCAGAGCCAGTG tCAGTATCGAGGCTGTGTGTGCCGACGACCTGCTCTCTGTCATCCTCTATCTGCTGGTGAAGACTGAAATCCCCAACTG GATGGCCAACCTGAGCTACATCAGGAACTTCTGCTTCAGCCACTCCAGTAAAGACGAACTCAGCTACTGTCTGAGCACCTTCGAGGCTGCAGTGGAGTACATCAACCTGGGGAGGCTTAACTCT GGTTCAGGTGAGCTGAATGACAAGGCGTTGTTCAAAGAGAGGATGAGACTGCTGTCTCAGAGCGCCGCCACGCCCATCCACTGTCTGTTTGAG caCATAGCCAATGGAAATGAAGCAGAGGTGCAACGTCtgctgagtgaaggagagagcaACGAGGACGTCAGGATGTGTCATCCTCTCTGCTCCTGTGACCTCTGTGACCTCCAGCTGTCCGG ggagcaggtcctcttcccGGAGCCAACCGACCTGTTTCTAGAGAG GCGGTTGAACGACCCATCCATCGTCACGCCGTTCTCCAGAGATGACCGAGGTTACACTCCGCTGCACGTCGCTGCGATCTGCG GTCAGTCCCAGCTGATCGACCTGCTGGTGTGTAAAGGAGCGCCGGTCAACGCCACAGACTACCACGCCCTCGCACCGCTGCACCTGGCCTGCCAGCGGGGATACCAGGGAGTCACG CTGCTACTGCTGCACTACAAGGCCAACACGGACGCTCAGGACAACAACGGCAACGCGCCGCTGCACCTCGCCTGCATGTACGGACACGAGGAC tgtgtgaagGCGTTGGTGTACTACGACGTCCAAACGTGCCGCCTGGACCTGCAGAACGATAAAGGCGACACGGCGCTGCACATGGCGGCCCGCTGGGGCTACGAGGGAATCATCCAGGTGCTGCTGGAGAACGGAGCGAGCACCGACATCCTCAACAAGAGCAAAGACTCACCGCTGCAGTGTGCACTCAACTCCAAG ATCCTCGTGTTGTTGCAGTCGAATCAGAACGGCCGTCAGCACAGCGGAGTCGAT tctCCCAGTCGCTCCCCTCTGGCCTCAGACTGCAGCAGCCGTCGCTCCTCCGTCTCCAGCACGTCCTCTATGGGCTCCGAGGCCAAACCAGAAGGAGAACGGGTCCGACACAGAGAG gtggagAAGCTGCTGCGGGCAGTGGCCGACGGTGACGTGGAGATG gtgcgTTACCTGTTGGAGTggatggatgaggaagaggaggatgaaggagagCTTCGGTCCGAGGCTCTGCTCTGCCACCCGCTGTGTCAGTGTCCGAACTGCGCTCCCACTCAGAAG CTGTCTGTCCTTCAGGCCGGAACTCTCGGGGTTAACAGCTGTAACATTGACGGTTTCACGCCGCTCCATGTCGCCGCCCTGCACGGCCGCTCTGCGCTGGCCGCCCTGCTGATCCGCCACGGAGCCAACGTCAACGCCCGCACCAACCAGAGCGCCACACCGCTCCACCTGGCCAGCCAGAGCAGCCACGTCCAG gTGATGAGGTTTCTGCTTGAGTGCAACGCTAAACTGAACAAGAAGGATCACTACGGCAACACACCACTAATACAGGCCTGTCTCTGTGGAAACCTGGAGACGGCCACCACCTTGTTACAG AGCGATGCGTTGGTGAACGTGGCGAACCTTCAGGGGAACACGGCGCTACATGAGGCGGTGCGGGGCGGACACCAGGCGctggtggagctgctgctgagggGCGGAGCCTCGCCTGGCCTCAGGAACAAGAGGCAGAGGACGCCGCTGGACTGCGCTTACGAACTGGGCGGCAAG AACACGGAGATCCTGAGAGCTCTGCAGACAGCGTCTGGACTTTCTCCCGATGCTGAACCAATCAAACTCCTCTCTGTGCCCAAAGGAGCTCTGG CTCATTCGTTCGTGCAGCGTCTGCGGTTGCAGGATCACGCCAACGGCAGGAGACAGAAGCTGGCCCAGTCCATCAGCAG GATTCAGCAGATGAAGAAAGGGTCCTCTGGTCCTCTCTCCAGGTGTTCAACTAACCTGAACCAG gggAATCCAGACAGGAGGAGGTTGAGGCGAGGGGAGACGGTGGAGGTCAGCTGCCCCTCTGCGAGCCTCGACGCCGGGCCCCGGCTGAGAGAGCGGCCCCTGGGTCGCTGTCACACCCTGGACTTAGGAGAACAAACACTGGAGCCGCCGGAGCCCGCACACACTCCGGACATGACTGAATACACTCCACAAGAGGGTGATCTGACagacgacacacacactgacgacACGCTGTCAGCAGGTGTTCAGACGTCCAGAGACGATACTCAGCCtgaaacaaatgaaacacacTCCGCTGATGACTGCAGCACCAGTAGTGACACGTCAACTTCATCGCCCTCTAACACTGATAACCCGTCTGAACCCCGACCTACACACACCACAAAATCATCTCCCTCTAACGCTAATAACCCGTCTGAACCTACACACATCTCAACATCATCGCCCTCTAAAACTGATAACCCGTCTGAACCCCAACCTACACACACCTCAACATCTTCACCCTCTAACGCTGATAACTCGTCTGAACCCCAACCTACACACACCTCAACATCTTCACCCTCTAACGCTGATAACCCGTCTGAACCCCAACCTACACACACCTCAACATCTTCACCCTCTAACACTGATAACCCGTCTGAACCCCAATCTACACACACCTCAACATCTTCACCCTCTAACGCTGATAACCCGTCTGAACCCCAACCTACACACACCTCAACATCTTCACCCTCTAACACTGATAACCCGTCTGAACCCCAACCTACACACACCTCAACATCTTCACCCTCTAACACTGATAACCCGTCTGAACCCCAACCTACACACACCTCAACATCTTCACCCTCTAACACTGATAACCCGTCTGAACCCCAACCTACACACACCTCAACATCTTCACCCTCTAACACTGATAACCCGTCTGAACCTACACACACCTCAGCATCATCGCCCTCTGATGCTGATAACCCGTCTGAACGCCATcctacacacacctctacatCTTCACCCTCTAATGCTGATAACCCGTCTGAA cctacacacacctctacatCATCACCCTCTGACGCTGATAACCCGTCTGAACCTACACACACCTCAGCATCATCGCCCTCTGACGCTGATAACCCGTCTGAACCCCAACCTACACACACCTCAAAATCATCGCCCTCTAATGCTGACAACCTGTCTGAACGCTCTCCTAAACACACCTCAACATCATCACCCTCTAATGCTGATAACCCGTCTGAACTTACACACACCTCAACATCCTCGCCCTCTAACGCTGATAACCCATCTGAACGCCATCCTACACACACCTCAACCACTTCCTCTGCTTCACGCAACCCCACCGAGCCGTCCGACACCAACAGCCAGAGTCTCCCCCCTCTAAACGGACAGTCAGAGTCACCTGACGACCAACCTCACACCGACAACGAGGCTTTGCAGTCAGAAAGCAAGGACGCAGACTCCAGTCCCACCTGCCCAACAATCCAGACTGATGGAGGCGATCAGAGAGACGCCgacaaaacaacagaaaggaGCGGAGAGTCGAGTCATGGAGGCTGCGACTGA